In Hyphomicrobiales bacterium, the sequence TTGCCGTCCGGGGAATCGCCCTGCCCCTCGCCGAGGGTCCAGAGCCCGCCGAGCGAGCGCACGCTCTCCGTGCCCTTCGAGGTGGAGGGCGGCTGATCCGGCCCCATCGCGCAGGTCATCTCGGCGGTCCAGTCTCCAATCAGCTGATGGAGCCATTCATGCTCCTTCTGCGGTTCGCCCATCATGGTTTCTCTCCTCTGGTTTTTCGTTCTCTGGGTGCTCGGGACTACACCGCCTCAGGCGGCACGCTCGGCCGTGGCCTTCATGGCCTTGAGGCCGGATTCGAAATCGCCGCCGACCATGCGGTCCATGTCCATGAAGACATGCATGATCTTGCCGATAAACGGCGTCGGACCGGTCATGGTCCAGGTCACGGCCGTCCCAGATCCTTGCGGCGTCAGCGCGAAGACGACGTCGTTATGCGCCTCGAACGGCTTGAGGAAATCGAGCTTGAGCCCGAGCTTGCCCGGCGCCTGCGCCTCGGTGATGCGCATGCTGCCCTCGCCGACATTCTTGTCGCCGGCCCAGGCATAGGTCGCGCCGACGCCGTTTGCAGCGCCGCCATAGCTGCGCTTCATCGCCGGGTCCTTCTTCTCCCAGGGCGACCACGCGCCCCAGGCCCTGAAATCGGCGATCAGCGCATAGACGCGCTCCGGCGGCGCGTTGATCGTGGCGGTCCGCGTGACCTGGAAGCTATCGGGCTTGCGGGCGGCCAGGATCAGCACGACGGCGACCCCGGCCACGACGAGGCCGAGCAGACTGAGGAGAACGGTTTTGAGCATGAGCGTCACCTGCGAAAAGGCTGAAGGGGCCGTTTGAACGTCAAACGCCCGGTTCATCGGGTGGTTTCGTCTTGATCTCGCGCAGCATCACGTCCAGCCGGCCCAGGCTCTGGTTCCAGAAACGGCTGTAGTGCTCCAGCCATTCCGAAACGCCCTGCAAAGGGCCGGGGTCGAGCCGGCAAGGTCGCCATTGGGCTTCCTTCCCCCGCGTGATCAGCCCGGCGCGCTCCAGTACCTTCAGGTGCTTCGAGACGGCCGGAAGGCTCATCGCGAAGGGTTCCGCCAGCTGCTTCACCGAAGTCTCGCCTTCCGACAGCCGGGCCAGGATGGCGCGGCGCGTCGGATCGGCCAGGGCGGCAAAAGTCAGGCTGAGCGGGTCCGTCGACATCGTATGAAACCGATCAGTTAATTAACTAATCGGTTTACTAAAGCGATCCTCCCCGGCTGTCAACCGCCTTCCGGGACAGATTGTCCCCGGCCGCCGCCGGTTGTTGTCAGGAACCCGGAGGCACAGCTAGAACCGGTTGGCGAGGAGGATGCATCCGCTCATGAGTTTCGAGACCGCAGCGACACCCGAGGCCGCCGTCGACCGGCTCGAACGGCTCTATGACGACGCCCGCTCTGCGTTACGCGGCGACCTGCAGCGCTTCTTCGACACCGGGCAGGCACCGACCGTCGAGGAGCGCGAGCGCTATCGCTATCCGATGCTGCGCGTGACCTATGAGCCGTCGAAGCTGCCGGCGGCGACGCGGCGCGGCTACGCCAAGTTCGCCGCGCCTGGCATCTATTCGACCACGGTGACCCAGCCGGCCGAGTTCCGGGCCTATCTGCTCGACCAGCTCCGGCCGCTCGTCGCCGAATACGGCGCGACGATCGAGACCGGCATCAGCACGCAGGAGATTCCCTATCCCTACGCGATCGAGGGCGGGGACGAACTCGGACGCGGGACGATCACGGCCACCGAACTCGCGCGCCATTTCCCCACGCCGCTGCTCGCCCTGGTCGGCGACGAGATCGCGGACGGGACCTACGACCTTGTCGAGGGCGAACCACGCCCGCTGTCCCTGTTCGACGCGGTCAGGGTCGATTATTCCCTGCGACGCCTGATGCATTACACCGGCACGGACTGGCGGGCGGTGCAGCCCTGGGTTCTGCTGACCAATTATCACCGCTATGTCGACCAGTTCGTCCGGCTCGGCCTCGCCGAGATCGAGGCCGGCACCGCCGAGGCGCTGGTCGCGCCCGGCGGCATCCGCATCGACAAGGACGGCATCGATGTTTCGGCGGCAGAACGGGTGATGTCGGCGCCCTGGCACCGTTTCCAGATGCCGGCCTATCACCTCATTCGGAAAAGCGGCGAGGGCGTGACCCTGGTCAATATCGGCGTCGGTCCCTCCAACGCGAAGAACATCACCGACCATCTCGCGGTGCTG encodes:
- the amn gene encoding AMP nucleosidase is translated as MSFETAATPEAAVDRLERLYDDARSALRGDLQRFFDTGQAPTVEERERYRYPMLRVTYEPSKLPAATRRGYAKFAAPGIYSTTVTQPAEFRAYLLDQLRPLVAEYGATIETGISTQEIPYPYAIEGGDELGRGTITATELARHFPTPLLALVGDEIADGTYDLVEGEPRPLSLFDAVRVDYSLRRLMHYTGTDWRAVQPWVLLTNYHRYVDQFVRLGLAEIEAGTAEALVAPGGIRIDKDGIDVSAAERVMSAPWHRFQMPAYHLIRKSGEGVTLVNIGVGPSNAKNITDHLAVLRPNCWLMVGHCGGLRQTQIIGDYVLAHAYLRQDRILDDLVPPDIPIPALAEVQVALQEAAAEITGEKGDQLKQRLRTGTVVTQDDRNWELQWTKERRRINLSRAIAVDMESGTIAAQGYRLRVPYGTLLCVSDKPLHGEIKLPGAANAFYERAVGEHLRIGLAALEKLKEAGSAIHSRKLRSFDEPPFR
- a CDS encoding Polyketide cyclase, translated to MLKTVLLSLLGLVVAGVAVVLILAARKPDSFQVTRTATINAPPERVYALIADFRAWGAWSPWEKKDPAMKRSYGGAANGVGATYAWAGDKNVGEGSMRITEAQAPGKLGLKLDFLKPFEAHNDVVFALTPQGSGTAVTWTMTGPTPFIGKIMHVFMDMDRMVGGDFESGLKAMKATAERAA
- a CDS encoding Transcriptional regulator, ArsR family; its protein translation is MSTDPLSLTFAALADPTRRAILARLSEGETSVKQLAEPFAMSLPAVSKHLKVLERAGLITRGKEAQWRPCRLDPGPLQGVSEWLEHYSRFWNQSLGRLDVMLREIKTKPPDEPGV